From the Candidatus Poribacteria bacterium genome, one window contains:
- a CDS encoding rubrerythrin encodes MSQVTNTAIIEELTRVYWLEIEATINYLAISVDLDGIRAEEIKKSLATDIQTEITHAQELANRIKEIGGRVPGSFGFKAEQASLQPPEDSTDLISTIHGVIETENLACDQYNKIIRMCDGIDYVTQDLCIKLLADEEKHRREFIGFLKEFEKE; translated from the coding sequence ATGAGTCAAGTAACGAACACCGCAATCATCGAAGAACTCACTCGCGTCTATTGGCTTGAGATAGAGGCAACCATCAACTATCTCGCTATTTCTGTGGATTTGGATGGTATTCGTGCAGAAGAGATTAAGAAATCTCTTGCAACAGACATCCAAACAGAAATTACACATGCCCAAGAATTAGCAAATCGTATCAAAGAAATCGGCGGCAGAGTGCCGGGATCGTTCGGTTTTAAAGCCGAACAAGCATCGCTCCAACCCCCAGAAGATTCTACAGACCTTATATCAACAATCCATGGGGTTATTGAGACAGAAAATCTCGCGTGCGATCAATACAATAAGATTATCCGTATGTGCGATGGAATAGATTACGTCACGCAAGACCTCTGCATCAAACTCCTCGCCGATGAGGAAAAACACCGCCGAGAGTTTATCGGGTTCCTCAAAGAATTTGAGAAGGAATGA
- a CDS encoding c-type cytochrome, giving the protein MKSFFSLLPLILLMSILLSACDTESPVAVESTPVFATSELSGGETTVFDASSHAFSTPAPNLSTSAFEKHLEGDVEFEANFVTAPAEVNPGLGPIYNNISCINCHSRDGRGRPPKVDEKFVSMLFRLSLPKPADAMDGQPPIPVPGFGTQLNNRAIFGTAPEGKIKIDYTEQTLTTADGTRVYLRYPNYTFTETYQPLPENVEVSPRVAPSVFGLGLLEAIPEEAILAYADENDVDGDGISGRPNYVWDVVAQRYTLGRFGWKANQPTLLQQVAAAYHDDMGLTTSLFMTENSAGQSQLTAHDATPEISDEILEVVTFYVQTLAVPARRNVDDPQVKQGEVLFAKAQCASCHVPTLRTGVLAGVPSVSNQTIQPFTDMLLHDMGPDLADNRSDFRANGREWRTPPLWGIGLVRRVNGHTNFLHDGRARDLMEAILWHGGEAEASRQAVEQMSKEERDALIAFLESL; this is encoded by the coding sequence ATGAAATCTTTTTTTAGTTTACTCCCTCTAATCCTTTTGATGTCAATTTTGCTAAGTGCGTGTGACACCGAGTCACCCGTGGCTGTAGAATCGACACCAGTATTTGCAACAAGCGAGCTCTCCGGTGGTGAGACGACTGTCTTTGATGCATCAAGCCACGCGTTTTCAACCCCTGCTCCCAACCTTTCGACCTCGGCATTTGAAAAGCATTTGGAAGGCGATGTCGAATTTGAAGCCAATTTTGTAACAGCACCTGCGGAAGTAAACCCTGGACTGGGACCCATTTACAACAATATTTCGTGCATCAACTGTCATTCCCGGGATGGTCGTGGGCGACCACCAAAAGTTGATGAGAAATTCGTGTCTATGCTCTTTAGGCTCAGTCTTCCGAAGCCGGCAGATGCGATGGATGGACAACCTCCTATCCCCGTTCCGGGATTCGGTACACAACTTAACAACCGCGCCATTTTCGGAACAGCCCCAGAGGGTAAGATCAAAATTGACTATACCGAGCAGACGCTAACAACAGCAGACGGGACGCGTGTGTATCTGCGTTATCCGAATTACACATTTACGGAAACCTATCAACCACTGCCAGAAAACGTTGAAGTATCACCACGCGTCGCACCATCCGTCTTTGGACTGGGTTTGCTGGAAGCGATTCCTGAAGAAGCAATTCTTGCTTATGCAGATGAAAACGATGTCGATGGAGACGGTATCTCAGGCAGGCCGAATTACGTATGGGATGTCGTAGCCCAGCGTTACACGCTGGGACGCTTCGGGTGGAAAGCGAACCAACCGACACTGTTGCAACAGGTTGCAGCAGCATATCACGACGACATGGGTCTAACTACATCCCTGTTCATGACGGAAAACTCAGCGGGGCAATCGCAACTCACTGCCCACGACGCAACACCGGAAATTAGCGACGAGATTTTAGAAGTGGTGACGTTCTACGTTCAAACACTGGCAGTGCCAGCGCGACGCAATGTAGACGATCCACAGGTTAAACAAGGCGAAGTCCTTTTTGCTAAAGCACAATGCGCCAGTTGCCATGTTCCGACGTTAAGAACCGGTGTCTTAGCAGGCGTCCCTTCAGTGAGCAACCAGACAATTCAACCGTTCACGGATATGTTGTTACACGACATGGGACCCGATTTAGCGGACAATCGTTCCGATTTTCGTGCCAACGGTCGCGAATGGCGGACCCCCCCACTATGGGGTATCGGTTTGGTGAGAAGGGTTAACGGTCATACCAACTTCCTCCATGACGGCAGGGCGCGGGACTTAATGGAAGCGATTCTCTGGCACGGTGGGGAAGCGGAAGCATCACGTCAAGCCGTTGAACAGATGTCTAAGGAAGAACGCGACGCTCTCATTGCGTTCTTAGAATCACTGTAG
- a CDS encoding TAXI family TRAP transporter solute-binding subunit, translated as MFTKNRCKCHNLLHIFISAALVALIVLYGCSDKQSGEKAKTGDAVPQKKEWLSILGGVMGGSFSQFAGGVSRILNHKEPHLKISIDASAGSVENTRRVNEDPEALGVVFAAESYLGYRGEEIFAEEGPKTNIRMVTLLFMAYDQFSTLANSDIHQFEDIVGKKIASGASGSGTAQTLERLSRLAGIWGKFTPIYKGGSAAAEALQDGQVAGFQWLVSVPNSAVIQLTAIKSIRMIDLDVAAKKYGFYEKYPFYLPGSLPEGAYEGKVEPVNTILMPTVLISNKAVSEETIYKLLKHVYASEGHQMMLQTNQAAADMTIENGPKAFVIPLHRGAYKFWSEQGVEIPAHAMPVD; from the coding sequence ATGTTTACAAAAAACAGATGCAAGTGCCATAATTTATTACATATATTTATATCCGCCGCGTTGGTTGCACTCATTGTTCTCTATGGGTGTAGTGATAAACAATCGGGTGAAAAAGCCAAAACAGGTGATGCCGTCCCGCAGAAAAAGGAGTGGCTCTCGATTTTAGGGGGCGTGATGGGCGGTAGTTTTTCACAATTTGCCGGGGGCGTTAGCCGTATTTTGAACCACAAGGAACCCCATCTGAAAATATCCATTGATGCTTCCGCAGGTTCGGTCGAAAACACACGACGTGTGAACGAAGACCCAGAAGCACTCGGTGTCGTTTTTGCGGCTGAAAGCTACCTCGGTTACCGCGGCGAAGAAATTTTCGCAGAAGAGGGACCGAAAACTAACATTCGTATGGTGACGTTGCTTTTCATGGCTTACGACCAATTTTCAACGCTGGCGAACAGCGATATTCATCAGTTTGAAGATATTGTTGGAAAAAAAATCGCCTCTGGAGCGAGTGGATCCGGTACGGCACAGACGTTAGAACGCCTGTCAAGACTGGCGGGTATCTGGGGAAAGTTTACGCCGATCTATAAAGGCGGGAGTGCTGCTGCCGAGGCTCTCCAAGATGGACAGGTTGCTGGATTTCAGTGGCTCGTGAGTGTGCCGAACAGTGCTGTTATCCAATTGACAGCGATTAAATCTATTCGGATGATCGATCTCGACGTAGCTGCGAAAAAGTATGGCTTCTATGAAAAGTATCCGTTCTACCTCCCCGGCTCTCTGCCAGAGGGCGCGTATGAAGGCAAAGTGGAACCGGTGAATACTATTCTGATGCCAACAGTACTCATCTCGAACAAAGCGGTGAGCGAAGAAACTATCTATAAACTTCTAAAGCATGTTTACGCCTCGGAAGGACATCAAATGATGCTGCAAACAAACCAAGCAGCAGCAGATATGACGATAGAGAATGGACCGAAAGCCTTTGTGATTCCACTACACCGCGGAGCATACAAATTTTGGAGTGAACAGGGCGTGGAAATTCCAGCGCATGCCATGCCGGTTGATTAA
- a CDS encoding antibiotic biosynthesis monooxygenase, protein MITVANRIYVAPKYQDAFEERFQNRARLVDGMPGFISNQVLRPVNEGDPYIVFTLWESRQDFENWIESEEFRKGHAQSGTLPNEAFTQSNKLELHEVFLDSARPELKEEPHGGPFKVH, encoded by the coding sequence ATGATAACTGTTGCGAACCGAATTTATGTCGCCCCTAAATACCAAGATGCCTTTGAGGAACGGTTTCAAAACCGAGCCCGTCTCGTTGATGGAATGCCGGGGTTTATCTCGAATCAAGTTTTGCGCCCTGTCAACGAGGGTGATCCATACATCGTTTTCACACTCTGGGAATCACGACAGGATTTTGAAAACTGGATAGAATCGGAGGAATTCCGCAAGGGACATGCCCAATCCGGCACGTTGCCTAACGAAGCGTTCACACAATCAAACAAACTCGAACTTCATGAGGTGTTCCTCGATTCCGCTCGACCTGAGTTGAAGGAGGAGCCCCACGGAGGTCCCTTCAAGGTTCACTAA
- a CDS encoding peptidase M75, whose amino-acid sequence MEVFMKLYKIWTLLFCLLLASAFVIGCGSDEETDEHDEHDHAEAFDATTMLNDFANGLVLSTYTDLDNKAGELLAAVKALESDTSQGNLEKAQQAWIATRIPWEQSEAFLFGPVDTQGLDPALDSWPVDRVNLQSVLDSGDSLTVDFVGGLEDTQKGFHTIEFLLFREGDQRKASDITDRELKYLLSTTENLKVSTSQLQAAWAPGGENFVSAVAQAGTGSVVYPSQSAAVQEIVNGMIVIADEVANGKISDPYNESDTTLVESQFSFNSISDFQNNIRGIQNVYGKGLNGFVSGQDPALDARFQQEVQAAISAIGAIPDPFRDSITANRGAVQAAIDAVSTVQLTLEQNILPLVQSSEFN is encoded by the coding sequence ATGGAGGTTTTTATGAAACTCTATAAGATTTGGACATTACTCTTTTGTTTACTACTGGCATCCGCTTTTGTTATTGGATGTGGCAGTGATGAAGAAACAGACGAGCACGATGAACACGATCACGCTGAGGCTTTTGATGCCACCACGATGCTCAACGATTTTGCGAATGGTCTCGTGTTATCCACCTATACCGATCTGGACAATAAAGCGGGGGAACTTTTAGCCGCTGTCAAGGCATTGGAAAGCGATACCTCGCAAGGGAATCTCGAAAAAGCGCAACAGGCGTGGATAGCCACGCGAATACCGTGGGAACAGAGCGAAGCATTCCTGTTCGGTCCCGTAGACACGCAAGGACTCGATCCGGCACTGGATAGCTGGCCGGTTGATCGTGTCAATCTACAATCCGTTCTGGACAGCGGCGATTCCTTAACAGTGGATTTTGTCGGTGGATTAGAAGATACACAGAAAGGTTTTCACACAATTGAATTCCTGCTGTTCCGCGAAGGAGACCAACGCAAAGCATCGGATATAACCGATCGTGAGTTGAAGTACCTCCTTTCGACGACAGAGAATCTCAAGGTAAGTACCTCTCAACTTCAGGCGGCATGGGCACCAGGCGGCGAAAATTTTGTCAGTGCAGTTGCCCAAGCTGGCACGGGCAGTGTTGTCTATCCCTCACAAAGTGCAGCAGTGCAAGAGATCGTCAACGGCATGATCGTCATTGCCGATGAGGTAGCGAATGGTAAGATCTCCGATCCCTACAACGAATCTGACACAACCCTTGTTGAATCTCAGTTCAGTTTCAATTCCATCTCGGATTTCCAAAACAACATCCGTGGGATTCAGAACGTCTACGGAAAAGGACTCAACGGATTCGTGAGCGGTCAAGATCCAGCGTTAGACGCTCGTTTCCAACAAGAGGTGCAGGCAGCGATTTCTGCTATCGGCGCAATTCCAGATCCGTTCCGGGATTCGATTACTGCGAACCGCGGTGCTGTCCAAGCTGCGATTGATGCTGTCAGCACGGTTCAACTGACACTCGAACAAAATATACTCCCGCTCGTCCAATCGAGTGAATTTAATTAA
- the xylF gene encoding D-xylose ABC transporter substrate-binding protein: MNLKRSDVMCLPTFNVNFWLPVTVCLVILFGCADPGTQKKSEEADATATQKIKIGLSMDSLRVERWQKDRDIFTAEAEKLGAEVIVQSADGDERRQNEQAENMITQGVDVLVVIPKDSVAAAQIVQIAHAEGIKVIAYDRLIRESSPDLYISFDNEQVGYLQAEYLLRQKPEGAYFLLGGAPTDNNAQLLRQGQLRALQPAIDSGAIRLVAGGEHWAVNWDPRDALKKAEQVLTQTNNQIDAVVASNDGTAGGVIQALEGQNLAGSVLVSGQDAELAACQRIVKGSQTMTVYKPIHLIATKAAQAAVALAKGEAIAEATQTVNNGKIEVPSILLTPIQVDKANLDEVVIKDGFHTSEAVYQE, encoded by the coding sequence ATGAATCTCAAAAGGAGTGATGTGATGTGCCTTCCGACTTTTAACGTTAACTTTTGGCTCCCCGTAACGGTGTGTCTCGTAATTCTATTTGGATGTGCTGACCCAGGCACACAGAAAAAGAGCGAAGAGGCGGATGCGACTGCCACTCAGAAAATCAAAATCGGTTTGTCTATGGATTCGTTGCGGGTGGAACGCTGGCAGAAGGACCGAGATATTTTCACGGCTGAAGCAGAGAAACTCGGTGCTGAGGTTATCGTCCAGTCTGCTGATGGAGATGAACGTCGACAGAACGAACAAGCCGAGAACATGATTACCCAGGGTGTGGACGTTCTCGTTGTTATTCCGAAGGATAGCGTCGCTGCTGCACAAATCGTCCAAATCGCACACGCTGAGGGAATCAAAGTCATCGCCTACGATCGACTCATCCGTGAGAGTTCACCTGATCTCTATATCTCTTTTGACAACGAACAGGTCGGGTACTTGCAAGCCGAATACCTACTGCGTCAGAAGCCAGAAGGTGCCTATTTCCTGCTCGGTGGTGCCCCAACCGACAATAACGCACAACTCCTTCGACAGGGGCAGCTCCGTGCCTTGCAACCCGCAATTGACAGCGGTGCCATTCGTTTAGTGGCAGGTGGAGAACATTGGGCGGTTAATTGGGATCCGCGGGACGCGCTCAAAAAGGCAGAACAGGTCTTGACACAGACGAACAACCAAATAGACGCTGTCGTTGCGTCAAATGATGGCACAGCCGGTGGCGTGATACAAGCACTTGAGGGACAGAATTTAGCGGGAAGCGTCCTTGTGTCGGGGCAGGATGCCGAACTTGCCGCCTGTCAGCGGATTGTCAAAGGCTCACAAACGATGACGGTTTACAAACCGATCCACCTCATCGCAACGAAGGCGGCACAAGCCGCTGTCGCACTCGCAAAAGGTGAAGCCATCGCTGAAGCGACACAGACCGTTAACAACGGCAAAATTGAAGTGCCATCCATCCTACTGACACCTATCCAAGTTGACAAAGCGAATCTGGATGAAGTCGTCATTAAAGATGGATTCCATACAAGCGAAGCCGTTTATCAGGAATAG
- a CDS encoding autotransporter outer membrane beta-barrel domain-containing protein, which yields MFISLSVGVIAESNPFSVSGYGVIHYSHFDWELDPGRRAAIDVERFVIAPKYRINDTIRLESELEFEHGGTGSTMEFDKFEEFGEFETEIEKGGEVIVEKLAVVFSFQPSYNFRVGHIIVPVGLVAKRHRPQHYFTTTRPEAEAHIIPTIWHETGIEIFGSLGSLNYQAQIVNGLDSTGFSSRHWIVRGHQLRFETINAEAPAFVGRLDYVFNENATIGLSGYYGDTAANRPKPDVDFDAHVGIVSLHGFYEMNAVKVRGLFLWGTLENADQLSKVNRTLSNNLNAKRTPIGSSALGWYIEAGYDLLSLFGQSNNSTEHQDLQDTPPDQVLDVFARYDYYDTMASVEGIIFDNPRWERAAWTFGVNYHVHPKMVFKSHYSLRQLAAKDKNRENTFSLGFGFQY from the coding sequence TCAGTGTCGGTGTTATTGCTGAATCAAATCCATTCTCGGTCTCTGGATACGGCGTGATTCACTACTCCCATTTCGATTGGGAGCTCGATCCAGGCAGACGCGCTGCTATTGACGTGGAACGCTTCGTTATCGCGCCGAAATACCGTATTAATGACACCATCCGACTCGAGTCGGAACTTGAATTCGAGCATGGTGGCACCGGTAGCACGATGGAATTCGACAAATTTGAAGAGTTCGGGGAATTTGAGACAGAGATCGAAAAAGGCGGCGAGGTCATTGTCGAAAAACTTGCCGTTGTCTTTTCCTTTCAGCCCTCCTATAACTTCCGCGTCGGGCATATCATTGTCCCAGTCGGCCTTGTCGCGAAACGGCATCGACCACAGCACTACTTTACGACAACGCGTCCGGAAGCGGAGGCACACATTATTCCAACCATCTGGCATGAAACAGGTATTGAAATTTTTGGATCGCTTGGTTCCCTGAACTATCAGGCACAAATTGTCAACGGATTGGATTCAACGGGTTTCAGTTCTCGGCACTGGATCGTTCGCGGACACCAACTACGATTTGAAACAATCAACGCCGAAGCACCCGCATTCGTTGGACGCCTCGATTATGTGTTTAATGAAAACGCTACCATCGGCCTCTCCGGTTATTACGGAGATACTGCGGCAAATCGACCGAAACCTGATGTGGATTTCGATGCACATGTTGGGATTGTGAGTCTCCACGGATTCTACGAAATGAATGCTGTGAAAGTTCGAGGGTTGTTCCTTTGGGGAACGCTTGAGAATGCCGATCAACTGTCTAAAGTCAACCGGACCCTCTCCAATAATCTCAATGCAAAGCGAACTCCGATAGGAAGTTCAGCCTTAGGTTGGTATATTGAGGCGGGTTACGACCTATTATCACTTTTCGGACAATCTAACAACAGCACGGAACACCAAGATCTGCAGGACACGCCGCCAGACCAGGTCTTAGATGTTTTTGCGCGTTACGACTATTACGATACGATGGCGAGTGTTGAAGGTATTATCTTCGACAATCCACGATGGGAAAGAGCTGCATGGACCTTTGGCGTTAACTACCATGTCCATCCAAAGATGGTTTTCAAGAGCCATTATTCCCTTCGTCAGTTAGCGGCAAAAGATAAAAACCGAGAAAATACCTTTTCGCTCGGTTTCGGTTTTCAATATTAA
- a CDS encoding ABC transporter permease, protein MPIFLIGINDPDIGIDDRLSWVWRSDAYQNLIIIACLVGAGWLLRYASQQEYWRNAARQIRRNRLAIVCLFVLLGYLLVGGLDSIGWRDPLVRQTDQTLTRNEKGDIVYRPRGLSLLDRLCTPLRERTEKTYSAPFATHLYAKSTLQTPDGRTVRDYPPLQYPRSHLLGTDKVGNDVLYRALKGIRTGLVIGGFTTLIAVPFAIFFGVIAGYFGGWVDDAVQYIYATLDSIPSILLIVAFMLLFGQGLFNLCLIMGIRSWTGLCRILRGETLKLRELEYIQASEAFGVHRGLIILKHLIPNLMHIVLITTILRFSGLVLTEALLSYLQIGVEPTTGSWGNMINTARLELARDPVVWWNLTAAFTFMFGLVLPANLFGDAVRDALDPRLRTE, encoded by the coding sequence ATGCCTATTTTTCTCATCGGGATAAATGATCCAGACATCGGCATTGATGATCGGTTAAGTTGGGTTTGGCGTTCCGATGCTTATCAAAATCTCATCATCATTGCATGCCTTGTCGGTGCGGGGTGGCTCCTCCGATATGCCTCCCAGCAAGAGTACTGGCGCAACGCCGCGCGACAAATTCGCAGAAACCGACTCGCTATTGTCTGTCTTTTCGTTCTCTTGGGATACCTCCTTGTCGGTGGGTTGGATAGCATCGGTTGGCGTGACCCGCTCGTCCGGCAGACCGACCAAACACTCACTCGAAATGAGAAGGGTGACATTGTCTATAGACCGAGAGGTTTAAGCCTCCTGGATAGGCTTTGCACACCGCTTCGAGAACGCACCGAAAAAACCTATTCCGCCCCCTTCGCAACGCATCTGTATGCGAAAAGCACCCTCCAGACACCTGATGGGCGCACGGTTCGCGACTATCCACCGCTTCAGTATCCCCGGAGTCATCTCCTTGGCACTGACAAAGTGGGCAATGATGTCCTCTACCGTGCCTTAAAAGGCATCCGTACTGGACTCGTTATTGGTGGATTTACGACCTTGATTGCTGTGCCATTCGCCATATTTTTCGGTGTTATCGCGGGTTATTTTGGGGGGTGGGTAGATGATGCTGTTCAGTACATCTACGCCACACTCGATTCCATTCCGTCTATCCTCCTTATCGTTGCCTTCATGCTCCTCTTTGGACAGGGGTTATTCAATCTCTGTCTCATCATGGGTATCAGAAGTTGGACAGGGTTGTGTCGTATCCTACGCGGTGAAACCTTGAAACTCCGGGAATTGGAGTACATCCAAGCGTCCGAAGCCTTTGGGGTCCATCGTGGACTCATTATTCTCAAGCATCTCATTCCGAACCTCATGCATATCGTATTGATCACCACGATCTTACGCTTTAGTGGATTGGTATTGACAGAGGCGTTGCTGAGTTATCTCCAAATCGGTGTTGAACCGACAACAGGAAGTTGGGGCAATATGATTAACACAGCGCGTTTAGAACTCGCTCGCGACCCGGTTGTTTGGTGGAATCTCACCGCAGCGTTTACATTTATGTTTGGATTGGTGCTACCCGCAAACCTCTTCGGCGATGCCGTCCGTGATGCGTTAGATCCCAGACTGCGGACGGAATAG